A genomic window from Yarrowia lipolytica chromosome 1D, complete sequence includes:
- a CDS encoding uncharacterized protein (Compare to YALI0D15510g, weakly similar to uniprot|Q06651 Saccharomyces cerevisiae YDR313c PIB1 phosphatidylinositol(3)-phosphate binding protein), producing the protein MPVAVWIPDEQASSCHCCQATFSLFNRRHHCRKCGNVVCNSCSTTRTRYPPNTYVVSPPSQIFLESPHVPHRTCDGCVEGLSEWLQNEARRERALAQDDQAENSSQEVVDQPEATRANYGSWRNWFGGGEINDRPTQVGSSPTTEATRDMQPAEPQSPPSDNDFCPVCGRSIKKMSTGQREIHIEECLNSAFVGSPTPPVRLIVYSLAMKDEVDYGECVICFEDFEGGDRVVRLDCLCLYHEHCIKGWFKKKQARDCPVHAVHE; encoded by the coding sequence ATGCCCGTTGCAGTATGGATCCCAGACGAACAGGCATCGTCTTGCCACTGTTGTCAAGCCACGTTCTCCTTATTCAACAGACGTCATCATTGCCGCAAATGTGGCAATGTTGTATGCAACTCATGTTCAACGACCCGCACTCGATATCCACCCAACACCTACGTTGTGTCGCCTCCATCACAGATATTTCTAGAGTCTCCACATGTGCCCCATCGAACCTGTGACGGCTGTGTAGAGGGTTTGAGTGAATGGCTACAAAATGAGGCTAGACGAGAGAGAGCTTTGGCACAAGACGATCAGGCGGAAAACTCTTCTCAAGAAGTGGTTGATCAGCCTGAGGCGACGCGGGCTAACTATGGGTCCTGGAGGAACTGGttcggaggtggagaaatAAACGACAGGCCCACGCAAGTTGGTTCTAGTCCAACTACAGAAGCTACACGGGATATGCAACCTGCAGAGCCACAATCCCCTCCCTCAGACAATGATTTCTGTCCTGTGTGTGGCAGATCCATCAAGAAAATGTCAACAGGTCAACGTGAAATCCACATTGAGGAGTGCCTCAACTCTGCATTCGTCGGTTCCCCCACACCACCTGTGCGTCTTATTGTGTACAGTCTGGCTATGAAAGATGAAGTTGACTATGGTGAATGTGTTATCTGTTTTGAAGATTTCGAAGGAGGTGACAGGGTGGTGCGACTGGattgtctgtgtctgtacCATGAACATTGCATCAAGGGGTggttcaagaagaagcaagCGAGAGACTGTCCTGTCCATGCTGTACATGAGTGa
- a CDS encoding uncharacterized protein (Compare to YALI0D15532g, similar to uniprot|Q9US35 Schizosaccharomyces pombe Hypothetical 45.6 kDa protein), whose amino-acid sequence MTSIDEISVPALVVDLNILKNNANRMLSNVKALSDEFQGKIKFRAHVKTLKCTQVTRLQMGAGNSKWEGLTGRVVCSTLEEIRQCRVLVEEGLVTDLIYGVPPGPSKRQELEDLQKQFKLLGGARLHLLVDNPDQLWDGRDPELSSFFVKIDADDHRAGTTTTQKAFEQLISQPGLAGFYAHAGNSYSAKTPAEAEVHLLRELKAVQEASKATPNPQNLILSVGATPTAHVTGPSLSEETRKLIDTMQGEIEIHAGNFVCLDLQQVSTSLAPIDHIASTILSEVVSYYPERNEYLISSGVLALAREPAGSKFPGIAHIKGNDEWYVSRVSQEHGILSPLKEGARNSFRIGDKIELYPQHACITSSLFNKYYVVQDNLVVDEWIPWRGW is encoded by the coding sequence ATGACCTCGATCGATGAAATCAGCGTTCCAGCATTGGTGGTGGATCTAAATATCCTCAAGAATAATGCCAACAGGATGCTAAGCAATGTCAAGGCTCTTTCCGATGAGTTCCAAGGAAAGATCAAATTTCGCGCACACGTTAAGACCCTAAAATGCACCCAGGTCACTCGCTTGCAAATGGGCGCAGGCAATAGCAAATGGGAAGGTCTCACTGGCAGGGTTGTGTGTTCAACCTTGGAGGAAATCAGACAATGCAGGGTTCTAGTGGAGGAGGGTCTAGTCACGGATCTCATATACGGCGTACCCCCTGGGCCTTCGAAACGCCAAGAGTTGGAAGATCTTCAAAAACAATTCAAATTGCTGGGTGGTGCACGACTGCACCTTTTGGTTGACAACCCTGACCAACTTTGGGATGGCCGCGATCCAGAGCTCAGTTCGTTCTTTGTCAAAATTGATGCAGATGATCACCGTGCAGGAACTACAACAACCCAGAAAGCGTTCGAGCAATTGATTTCTCAGCCTGGCTTGGCCGGATTCTATGCACATGCAGGCAATTCATACTCTGCAAAGACGCCTGCTGAGGCTGAAGTTCACCTTCTCAGGGAGTTGAAAGCGGTACAGGAAGCATCTAAAGCTACCCCGAACCCTCAGAACCTCATTCTTTCCGTGGGAGCCACCCCCACAGCTCATGTCACTGGCCCATCTCTTTCTGAAGAGACCCGAAAACTCATTGATACCATGCAGGGCGAGATTGAGATACATGCCGGGAATTTCGTTTGCCTGGACCTGCAGCAGGTGAGCACATCCTTGGCCCCTATTGATCACATTGCTTCAACAATTTTGTCAGAGGTCGTGTCGTACTATCCCGAGAGAAACGAATACCTGATTTCATCGGGCGTACTGGCTCTAGCACGCGAACCTGCGGGTTCTAAATTTCCGGGCATCGCTCATATCAAGGGTAATGACGAGTGGTACGTGTCGCGAGTAAGCCAGGAACACGGTATTCTTTCGCCTCTGAAGGAGGGGGCACGCAACAGCTTCCGAATTGGAGACAAAATCGAGTTGTATCCTCAACATGCCTGCATTACTAGCTCACTTTTCAATAAGTACTACGTGGTCCAGGATAATCTTGTTGTGGATGAGTGGATTCCTTGGAGAGGCTGGTAG
- a CDS encoding uncharacterized protein (Compare to YALI0D15554g, some similarities with uniprot|P87132 Schizosaccharomyces pombe Hypothetical protein) — MSLADALEEERKAVLAMNNSGQRGGTQHRPVKSMVLDEPRMPHAHHRSKSVSTGSGPGWNQQRPNILVSGPDGLSGGNKSRSTSPNESMYANPYSNHSTTSKAGMGVGLGHPKAGKVEPLPSHRQAMKNQLFSHMGGATPFGGSSAGNVDDVLLRNLDQLMRNGPGASVRSRSANDSSPRHDTTLYPPTAGYRSSSRNGSRTGSRSGSRAGSRNPSPCRSPSRERSIYDEALRVDHDDDDYFDDDDDDDSEDDDEEDDDTDASSEEDEEDGYSKKKKGKWSGLDTSLVSSNALSLLGAMEDERKSVAQSKFRTKSLMDQAIDPAHPPPPSHQDIAAYRRRIVHPHTAFDAAKLIEQDAKLGVAPYTGYKEEVKDAAAAETMALTVSTIASSAATKRTIRTITRGDLPGLVGTAITTPDPSLEGNTRETEKETEGASGNAERAAGGGDNDGNGVPDSASTVPSTSVTSSVAAVLPTPVVLPYRPKAYMVCTDLSPESNYALEWTVGTVLRDGSILYCVCTYQEEDGVRPESAEIERLKAIGEITHNVVKLLKKTRLQVHVVIEVVHCRNAKLMLCEMIDHVSPTLVVVGSRGRSALKGVLLGSFSNYIVGKSSVPVMVARRRLKKSKAHHVNVRQSNNLREGHGGLGLSAAKVD; from the coding sequence ATGTCCTTAGCAGATGCACTAGAAGAAGAACGCAAGGCCGTTCTGGCTATGAACAACAGCGGACAGCGAGGTGGTACTCAGCATCGACCAGTCAAATCCATGGTTTTGGATGAGCCTAGAATGCCACATGCCCATCATCGATCCAAGTCTGTTTCAACTGGCTCAGGACCTGGGTGGAACCAGCAGCGGCCCAATATTCTTGTTTCCGGCCCTGATGGTCTCTCGGGAGGTAACAAGTCGCGGTCTACCTCCCCCAATGAGTCCATGTACGCCAACCCCTACAGCAACCattccaccaccagcaaAGCCGGAATGGGAGTAGGTCTTGGTCACCCTAAAGCAGGAAAGGTTGAGCCCCTTCCATCTCACAGGCAAGCCATGAAAAACCAACTTTTCAGTCATATGGGCGGTGCCACGCCTTTTGGGGGTTCCTCTGCTGGCAACGTCGACGATGTGCTTCTGCGCAACTTGGATCAATTGATGCGAAATGGCCCAGGCGCCTCTGTGCGATCGCGGTCTGCCAACGACTCCTCGCCCCGCCATGACACTACCCTGTACCCTCCCACTGCCGGATATCGAAGCAGCAGTCGAAATGGGAGCCGTACAGGAAGCAGGTCGGGCTCACGAGCTGGCTCTCGTAACCCATCACCTTGCCGGTCCCCTTCGCGAGAACGATCCATTTATGATGAAGCTCTTCGTGTGGATcacgacgatgacgattacttcgacgacgacgatgatgacgattctgaagacgacgacgaggaggacgatgacACCGATGCATCctccgaagaagacgaagaagacggaTATTCTAAGAAGAAAAAGGGCAAATGGAGTGGACTAGATACCTCGCTGGTCTCATCAAACGCCTTGTCGCTTCTGGGAGCAATGGAGGATGAAAGAAAGTCAGTGGCGCAATCGAAGTTCCGCACAAAGTCTTTAATGGACCAGGCCATCGACCCTGCACACCCTCCGCCCCCTTCACACCAAGACATCGCGGCATACAGACGCCGAATCGTGCATCCCCACACCGCTTTTGATGCTGCAAAGCTGATCGAGCAAGATGCTAAGCTTGGAGTAGCCCCCTACACTGGCTACAAAGAGGAGGTTAAGGATGCTGCCGCTGCAGAGACTATGGCCCTTACCGTATCCACCATTGCTTCTAGCGCCGCGACGAAGCGAACAATCCGTACCATCACAAGAGGAGATCTTCCTGGCCTGGTTGGTACTGCTATCACAACCCCCGACCCTTCCCTTGAAGGCAACACCAGGGAGACTGAGAAAGAGACTGAAGGCGCTTCGGGCAATGCTGAAAGGGCAGCTGGGGGAGGAGACAATGATGGGAATGGAGTACCAGACTCAGCGTCTACCGTACCATCGACTTCAGTGACTTCCAGTGTCGCGGCGGTACTGCCTACCCCTGTGGTCTTGCCATACCGACCCAAGGCCTACATGGTATGCACCGATCTCTCCCCCGAGTCAAATTACGCTCTTGAGTGGACTGTTGGCACAGTACTGCGGGACGGATCCATCCTGTATTGTGTATGCACTTACCAAGAGGAGGATGGGGTGCGACCTGAGTCGGCTGAGATTGAGCGACTCAAGGCGATTGGTGAGATCACTCATAATGTTGtgaagctgctgaagaAAACACGGCTGCAGGTCCATGTTGTTATTGAGGTGGTCCACTGCCGAAACGCCAAGCTCATGTTGTGCGAGATGATTGATCACGTTTCACCTACATTGGTAGTTGTAGGGTCTCGTGGAAGATCTGCTCTTAAGGGCGTTCTTCTAGGATCTTTCTCCAATTACATCGTCGGAAAGTCTTCGGTTCCAGTGATGGTGGCGCGACGTCGCCTCAAGAAATCTAAGGCTCATCATGTCAACGTTCGACAGAGTAACAACCTCCGTGAAGGACATGGTGGTCTTGGCTTGTCCGCTGCTAAGGTTGATTAG
- a CDS encoding uncharacterized protein (Compare to YALI0D15576g, similar to uniprot|Q8WZZ7 Neurospora crassa B24G3. 040 Conserved hypothetical protein, similar to Saccharomyces cerevisiae IES2 (YNL215W); ancestral locus Anc_2.31) has protein sequence MGRNCTVLQSSTQSASMSSSELSEIDEGYDQELSDSDFDRPVRAKKLRVLEDEEEVEDEEDQVEDEDEPEEAEEEAEDEPESELDSEELEFLDYNDQGTPDPDRMTNRQKSMLRDEKGPSNEDFLQLPANSRQQKILSQEEQALKRTELARRRKNLSERKLEEEKMDTLNKLLYKQPKKTASGADTPQEEDKGVKKRREFISHPAMTSWKSNKDGLSLSWGVEAKVELED, from the coding sequence ATGGGCAGGAACTGTACAGTCTTACAGTCTTCAACACAGAGTGCAAGTATGTCATCTTCCGAATTGAGTGAGATAGACGAGGGGTATGACCAGGAGCTAAGCGACAGCGATTTTGATCGGCCGGTTCGAGCAAAAAAGCTCAGGGTTCtagaagacgaggaggaagtggaagatgaggaagaCCAAGTCgaggatgaagatgagCCTGAAGAGGcggaagaagaggcagaagaTGAACCCGAGAGCGAGCTAGATTCAGAAGAACTTGAGTTTCTCGACTACAATGACCAGGGAACGCCTGATCCTGACAGAATGACCAACCGACAAAAGTCTATGTTAAGAGACGAGAAAGGGCCTAGCAATGAGGATTTCTTGCAACTACCAGCAAATTCAAGACAGCAAAAGATTCTCAGCCAAGAAGAGCAGGCACTTAAGAGAACAGAGCTAGCTAGGCGAAGAAAGAATCTCAGTGAACggaagttggaggaggagaaaaTGGATACACTGAACAAGCTCCTATACAAGCAACCAAAAAAGACTGCATCAGGAGCCGACACCccacaagaagaagataAGGGAGTCAAGAAACGGAGAGAATTCATAAGCCATCCTGCCATGACCTCTTGGAAATCTAACAAGGATGGCCTCAGCCTGTCTTGGGGCGTGGAGGCTaaggtggagttggaggatTAG
- a CDS encoding uncharacterized protein (Compare to YALI0D15598g, similar to uniprot|P32356 Saccharomyces cerevisiae YDR001c NTH1 neutral trehalase, similar to Saccharomyces cerevisiae NTH2 (YBR001C) and NTH1 (YDR001C); ancestral locus Anc_3.205), producing the protein MTRSRSYSLPTPPQPRTPRRFSASSLILGGEKRFIASDHTVEQLLLLCDDEGHITIDTTTTSSDNFLQVETDAGWCYQVIGAYQLATVLNYLLLKRGGPETGLKRLKQNQKTIAPSSCVTHISSDKILEPPHQRLKNLVDNQFWHQLTRSMDTKTIYSLLGDSKVQGEGVLYLPHASEQRQYYASLDVNLQDLPKRISPEYVLSINSSPGVLALAMDKSHNPLPYIVPGGRFNEMYGWDSYFELLGLLESGGPGYIHIAESMCLHFCYQIKNYGKILNANRSYYLSRSQPPFLTDMGLRVYCRTRNKEFLKEIYNSAVTEYNTVWMGNPRLDRRTGLSKYCPAGLGIPPEVETGHFDGVLGPYAQKYGLTLDEFVQAYNSGNIVQPELDEYFLHDRAIRESGHDTSYRLEGVCADLATVDLNSLLYKYEVDLEYIERELNLSPCGFYEAAERRKEAFTQFLWNSEDSCFYDYNCKTNAQRKYTSSTGLWPLWSGIATREQARGIVSTIASLEEYGGLASGSKASLDEFSGGSGVPRQWDYPNGWAPHQVLAWQGLQNYGYDNVATRLAFKWCAMMVHSFRDYSGLVVEKYNVTDPTKPHVVTAEYGNQGSVASGFGWVNASYVVGLGYLSNQQRQRLEWGVWKRHEKL; encoded by the coding sequence ATGACACGATCAAGAAGTTATAGCCtgccaacaccacctcaaCCCAGAACACCAAGACGGTTCAGTGCCAGCAGTCTCATACTGGGTGGTGAGAAAAGGTTCATAGCAAGTGATCATACAGTCGAGCAACTGCTGCTTCTCTGTGACGACGAAGGACATATCACGATCGACACCACCACGACTTCTTCTGACAATTTTCTACAGGTGGAGACAGATGCTGGGTGGTGCTACCAGGTCATAGGCGCCTACCAGttagctactgtactcaaTTATCTCCTCCTTAAACGAGGGGGTCCTGAAACTGGGTTGAAAAGGCTGAAACAAAACCAGAAGACAATTGCTCCGAGTTCTTGCGTGACACATATCTCAAGCGACAAAATTTTGGAACCCCCACACCAGAGACTTAAAAACCTTGTGGACAATCAATTTTGGCACCAATTGACCAGGTCTATGGATACCAAGACGATCTATTCTCTATTGGGGGATTCAAAAGTGCAGGGTGAAGGAGTTTTGTATTTACCACATGCTAGTGAGCAACGCCAATACTATGCAAGCCTGGATGTAAATTTACAAGATCTACCCAAGAGAATCTCACCTGAATATGTCCTCAGCATCAATTCTAGTCCTGGTGTGCTAGCACTTGCTATGGACAAAAGCCACAATCCTTTGCCTTACATCGTTCCAGGAGGTCGTTTCAACGAAATGTATGGCTGGGATAGCTATTTCGAGCTCTTGGGTCTTCTCGAAAGCGGGGGGCCTGGGTATATTCACATCGCCGAGTCAATGTGCTTGCATTTTTGCTACCAGATCAAGAATTATGGCAAGATACTGAATGCCAACAGAAGTTACTATCTCAGCAGATCGCAGCCTCCATTTCTTACAGACATGGGCCTGAGAGTCTACTGTCGTACTCGCAACAAGGAGTTTCTGAAAGAAATCTATAACTCTGCAGTCACAGAATACAACACAGTATGGATGGGAAACCCGAGACTGGACAGACGTACTGGACTATCGAAGTATTGCCCAGCAGGGTTAGGTATTCCACCTGAAGTGGAGACAGGGCACTTCGACGGAGTCCTTGGACCGTACGCGCAGAAGTATGGGCTTACTTTGGATGAATTTGTTCAAGCATACAACTCTGGTAACATCGTTCAGCCAGAACTAGATGAGTACTTTTTGCATGATCGAGCAATTAGAGAGTCTGGTCACGATACCTCTTACAGATTAGAAGGCGTCTGTGCTGACCTCGCTACTGTTGACCTGAACTCATTGctatacaagtatgaaGTTGACCTTGAGTACATTGAGCGGGAGCTGAATCTCAGCCCATGCGGATTCTATGAAGCTGCAGAGAGACGAAAGGAAGCATTCACGCAATTCTTGTGGAACTCCGAAGACTCATGTTTTTACGACTACAATTGCAAGACCAACGCTCAAAGGAAGTACACCTCGAGCACGGGTCTGTGGCCACTGTGGTCGGGAATTGCCACTCGCGAACAAGCGAGGGGGATCGTGTCTACTATAGCGTCCCTCGAAGAATATGGCGGCCTGGCATCCGGCTCTAAGGCATCATTGGATGAGTTTTCTGGAGGATCAGGGGTTCCTAGACAATGGGACTACCCTAATGGATGGGCCCCACACCAGGTTTTGGCATGGCAGGGACTGCAAAACTATGGATACGATAACGTGGCAACTAGACTCGCATTCAAATGGTGTGCTATGATGGTTCATTCATTCAGAGACTACTCCgggttggtggtggagaaatACAACGTTACCGATCCTACCAAACCCCATGTTGTCACAGCTGAGTATGGAAATCAGGGATCCGTAGCCTCAGGCTTTGGATGGGTCAATGCTTCCTACGTAGTGGGACTAGGGTACCTGAGCAATCAGCAACGACAACGATTAGAGTGGGGTGTGTGGAAGAGACACGAAAAGCTGTAA
- a CDS encoding uncharacterized protein (Compare to YALI0D15620g, similar to uniprot|P78600 Candida albicans Prolyl- tRNA synthetase cytoplasmic, similar to Saccharomyces cerevisiae YER087W; ancestral locus Anc_7.368), producing the protein MLPRLSRLTTRRLKDVTPSTTASDLLAVTGYVSYPSSGLANLLPLGLRVQRKIENIIRSELDSIGCAEVSLSNFSDPDLWRKTGRINNGELFRVNDGSEDPPIIAPTHEEEITNLIAQKISSPKDLPILWYQIGKKYRNEARPRGGLLRGKEFTMKDLYSFDVDEPRALESYDLVRKAYDQIFGKLGVPVKSVAADSGAIGGSHSHEYHVIDASGEDTLVTCSSCDYSANIEVAERAAGDSETICTEVNGVLVTHESSHAVNPRLVDRALSSYGHDAYKISMLRDGVSHNLTTPKEGDSCPNCTSSLKFSNAIEVGHTFYLGTKYSKSLSCDFKNSENKLTPAFMGCYGIGITRLVAAIAEVSRDQHGLKWPSNVAPYETVVILGGGATESTLLDKASELGALLQDAVIDDRPKRSIGWKINEAKLMGFPQVVVVKKDGIEVIHR; encoded by the coding sequence ATGCTTCCCCGACTCTCTCGGTTGACAACGCGTCGACTCAAAGATGTGACTCCATCTACAACTGCATCTGATCTGCTTGCTGTGACTGGCTATGTGTCTTACCCATCTTCTGGCCTAGCCAACTTACTTCCCCTTGGGCTCAGAGTACAACGAAAGATTGAGAATATCATTCGATCTGAGCTCGATTCAATTGGATGTGCTGAGGTGTCGCTGTCCAACTTTTCGGATCCTGACCTGTGGAGGAAAACAGGTCGTATCAATAACGGAGAACTGTTCCGGGTGAATGACGGCAGCGAAGACCCACCCATTATCGCCCCAACGCATGAAGAGGAAATCACAAATCTCATTGCGCAGAAAATTTCCAGTCCTAAGGATCTGCCTATACTGTGGTACCAAATTGGAAAGAAATACCGCAACGAAGCCCGGCCTCGTGGGGGCCTTCTGCGTGGAAAAGAATTCACCATGAAAGATCTTTACTCGTTCGATGTGGATGAACCACGTGCACTTGAAAGCTACGATCTGGTGAGAAAAGCCTACGATCAGATTTTTGGAAAGTTAGGTGTGCCAGTGAAATCGGTGGCTGCTGACTCTGGTGCAATCGGTGGATCTCATAGCCACGAGTACCATGTTATTGATGCATCTGGTGAGGACACTCTTGTCACATGCTCGTCTTGTGACTATTCAGCTAATATCGAGGTTGCTgaacgagctgctggtgaCTCTGAGACCATTTGCACTGAAGTCAATGGCGTTCTTGTGACCCATGAGTCAAGTCATGCTGTTAATCCCAGACTCGTTGATAGAGCCCTTTCTTCCTATGGACACGATGCATACAAAATTTCAATGCTAAGAGATGGTGTGTCGCACAATCTAACGACCCCCAAGGAAGGTGATTCATGTCCTAATTGCACCTCGTCATTGAAGTTTTCTAACGCCATTGAGGTTGGTCACACATTCTACCTTGGTACCAAATATTCTAAGTCTCTATCGTGTGACTTCAAGAACTCCGAGAATAAGCTTACCCCTGCATTCATGGGGTGCTACGGCATCGGAATTACTAGATTAGTGGCTGCTATTGCCGAAGTGTCTCGTGACCAGCATGGTCTCAAATGGCCTTCCAATGTGGCCCCTTACGAAACTGTGGTCATTCTAGGAGGTGGTGCGACTGAATCAACGCTTTTGGATAAAGCTTCTGAACTGGGGGCTTTACTACAAGATGCTGTTATCGATGATCGGCCAAAAAGATCCATTGGGTGGAAAATCAACGAGGCGAAACTCATGGGTTTTCCTCAGGTTGTGGTAGTAAAGAAGGACGGAATCGAAGTTATCCACAGATAG